One Ignavibacterium sp. DNA segment encodes these proteins:
- a CDS encoding DUF362 domain-containing protein, whose protein sequence is MKSLSKNIYQKKNNKLSSWMLIIAELFLTVNILPQSLPAWEVNNPVSKVFVLEDIPPTAGSLAAGDSTVPDQYLVDPAIDTLLLLMETQGTYLHRTSSRPFGIVGSDDIVIIKGSFQWDFRNTTSTDRIKGLIWQILNHPDGFTGEILVGDNTQWASTGEDDNNSEDSEQCILDVINTFYSKGYPVYLFEWKNIMNNVVTEYSDGDYNDGYPYDPTSKITYPKFLSPSGNHYISLKYGIWDQNSQTYNHERLCIVDFPVLKAHGWTGATLAIKNWIGVLTVAYQNERYGGGDQMHFNYFFSEYALPAKVMQVTFPKLTIIDAAWTNPERNYGNIAIQLNMLLGSTDPFAASWYAAKYMLTPVAYYPDRTNPDNIGGAYNQCLNNWVNCMHDSGFAVTIDSSEISVYNLSIIPVELSAFTAYADNGSVILNWRTSTETNNYGFQVERSNDMVKFEKIAFVPGSGTTTQAKTYSYRDTALTSNENYYRLKQIDLNGAYSYSNIIRIDLNLPEKFALSQNYPNPFNPRTRIKFAIPKESFVNLSIYNAVGELIFTLVAEQMKPGFYEYEFDGSNIPSGVYLYKIKAGDYIDAKKMILAK, encoded by the coding sequence ATGAAATCTTTAAGCAAAAATATATATCAGAAAAAAAATAATAAATTATCAAGCTGGATGTTAATCATTGCTGAATTATTCTTAACTGTTAACATTCTGCCCCAGTCATTACCTGCCTGGGAAGTAAATAATCCAGTATCAAAAGTTTTTGTTTTGGAAGATATTCCCCCAACAGCTGGTTCATTAGCTGCTGGTGACTCCACTGTACCGGATCAGTATCTGGTTGATCCCGCCATTGACACACTACTTTTATTGATGGAGACACAAGGTACTTATTTACACAGAACATCTTCCAGACCTTTTGGTATTGTCGGTTCAGACGATATTGTAATAATTAAAGGAAGCTTTCAATGGGATTTTAGAAATACAACAAGTACTGACCGGATCAAGGGTTTAATCTGGCAGATCTTAAATCATCCTGATGGATTTACCGGTGAAATTCTGGTTGGTGATAATACACAATGGGCATCAACAGGAGAAGACGATAATAACTCTGAAGATTCAGAGCAATGCATTTTAGATGTTATAAACACCTTCTATTCAAAGGGATATCCTGTTTATTTATTCGAGTGGAAAAACATAATGAATAATGTAGTAACAGAATATTCAGACGGTGATTATAATGATGGATATCCTTATGATCCGACTTCTAAAATTACATATCCAAAGTTCCTATCACCATCAGGTAATCATTATATTTCATTAAAATATGGAATCTGGGACCAAAACTCTCAAACTTATAATCACGAACGTTTATGCATAGTTGATTTTCCGGTCTTAAAAGCACATGGCTGGACTGGTGCAACACTAGCGATAAAGAACTGGATAGGTGTTCTTACTGTTGCATATCAAAACGAACGCTATGGAGGTGGTGACCAAATGCACTTCAACTATTTTTTTAGTGAATATGCATTACCTGCAAAAGTAATGCAAGTAACATTTCCCAAATTAACAATAATTGATGCAGCCTGGACCAATCCTGAACGTAATTATGGAAATATCGCAATTCAATTAAATATGCTTTTAGGTTCTACTGATCCTTTTGCTGCATCCTGGTATGCTGCAAAATATATGCTAACTCCAGTAGCATATTATCCTGATAGAACTAATCCTGATAATATAGGCGGAGCGTATAACCAGTGCTTAAACAATTGGGTAAACTGTATGCACGATTCTGGTTTTGCTGTTACTATAGATTCTTCAGAAATATCAGTTTATAATCTTTCAATTATTCCAGTTGAGCTGTCAGCATTCACTGCTTATGCAGATAATGGCAGTGTGATTTTAAACTGGAGAACATCAACTGAAACAAATAACTATGGTTTTCAGGTTGAAAGAAGTAATGACATGGTGAAATTTGAGAAAATAGCATTTGTTCCCGGTTCTGGAACAACCACACAAGCCAAAACATATAGTTACAGGGATACAGCTTTAACCAGTAATGAAAATTATTATAGACTTAAGCAGATAGATTTAAATGGAGCCTATTCTTATTCAAATATTATAAGGATTGATCTTAATCTGCCAGAAAAATTTGCGCTTAGTCAGAATTATCCCAATCCATTTAATCCCCGAACCAGAATAAAGTTTGCAATCCCCAAAGAATCATTTGTAAACTTGAGCATATATAATGCAGTAGGAGAATTAATTTTTACACTAGTGGCAGAACAGATGAAACCCGGATTCTATGAATACGAATTCGATGGCTCTAATATTCCTTCCGGAGTTTATTTATACAAAATAAAAGCTGGAGATTATATTGATGCAAAGAAAATGATTTTAGCCAAATAG
- a CDS encoding AMP-binding protein, whose amino-acid sequence MHQSNNFWSNIKLFADNVALIDTANKKSLTYKELDLESDTISEKTKLSHKGLTFLFTTNNLESVVLYIALLKSGSAVLLLDEKLNEEIRNSLINNYKPDFIISVSPKAPAGYSDYFDYHSLHLFEREEKQSPEIFPDLAVLLSTSGTTGSPKLVKLSYKNIQSNASSIAEYLNINENERPITTLPFNYSFGLSIINSHLLKGSTIVLTEKTVFFRDFWNLFNEYKCTSFAGVPYTYTMLKRIGFEKINLPTLKYFTQAGGKLSEEFIKQFNEYATANNKKFFVMYGQTEATARITYVPYDKLSEKIGSIGIPIPGGKLNIMNDGVEVSRPKEVGEIVYKGDNVMLGYAETLTDLSKGDELNGVLFTGDLGYKDEDGFFYVTGRMKRFIKIFGLRINLDEVQKMIENHFQISAACTGKDDLLQILVHSDDHLTEIKVKEEVMKMYQLNFKSLVIKSANQIPTNTNGKYDYNKIKEMFDGD is encoded by the coding sequence ATGCATCAATCAAATAATTTCTGGTCTAACATTAAACTTTTTGCAGATAACGTTGCTCTTATTGATACTGCAAATAAAAAATCATTAACATATAAAGAATTGGATCTTGAATCCGATACAATATCTGAAAAAACAAAATTATCCCATAAAGGATTAACTTTTTTATTTACAACAAACAATCTGGAATCTGTTGTTTTATATATAGCCCTGCTTAAATCCGGTAGTGCGGTTTTACTTCTTGATGAAAAACTTAATGAGGAAATAAGAAATAGTTTAATAAACAATTATAAACCGGATTTTATTATTTCTGTTAGTCCTAAAGCACCGGCAGGATATTCAGATTATTTCGATTATCACTCACTACATTTATTTGAAAGGGAAGAAAAGCAATCTCCTGAAATATTTCCGGACCTTGCAGTTCTTCTATCTACATCGGGTACTACCGGGTCACCAAAGCTTGTCAAGTTATCTTATAAGAATATTCAATCAAATGCTTCTTCAATTGCCGAGTATCTTAATATCAATGAGAATGAAAGACCGATTACAACTCTTCCATTCAATTATTCTTTCGGGCTATCTATAATTAATAGTCATCTTTTAAAAGGCTCAACAATTGTATTAACTGAGAAGACGGTGTTCTTCAGAGATTTCTGGAATTTGTTCAATGAATATAAGTGCACATCTTTTGCAGGTGTTCCTTATACTTATACAATGCTAAAAAGAATTGGCTTTGAAAAGATTAATCTTCCAACATTAAAATATTTTACTCAAGCCGGAGGTAAATTAAGCGAAGAGTTTATTAAACAGTTTAATGAGTATGCGACTGCAAATAATAAAAAGTTTTTTGTAATGTATGGACAAACTGAAGCTACTGCAAGGATAACCTACGTGCCGTATGACAAATTAAGCGAAAAGATTGGTTCGATCGGAATTCCTATACCCGGCGGCAAATTAAATATAATGAATGATGGTGTTGAAGTATCAAGACCGAAAGAAGTTGGTGAGATAGTTTATAAAGGCGATAATGTGATGCTTGGTTATGCTGAAACTTTAACTGATCTTTCCAAAGGTGATGAATTGAATGGAGTTTTATTTACTGGAGATCTTGGTTATAAGGATGAAGATGGATTCTTTTATGTAACTGGCAGAATGAAAAGGTTTATTAAGATTTTTGGATTAAGAATAAATTTAGATGAAGTTCAGAAAATGATAGAGAATCATTTTCAAATCTCTGCTGCTTGTACAGGAAAAGATGATTTGCTTCAAATTCTTGTTCATTCAGATGATCATCTGACAGAGATTAAAGTAAAAGAAGAGGTTATGAAAATGTATCAGCTTAATTTTAAATCATTGGTTATAAAATCGGCAAACCAGATACCAACAAATACAAATGGTAAATACGATTATAATAAAATCAAGGAAATGTTTGATGGTGATTAG
- a CDS encoding xanthine dehydrogenase family protein molybdopterin-binding subunit, whose product MRSFNKKTRREFIKVVSISGSGLILASFVPFNNILLNVGDDPKIFSPSVFLKINSNGVVTIIFHRSEMGQGIKTALPMLVAEELEVDWEKIIIEQSDADKKFGSQSTGGSTSIRRNWEPLRIAGATAREMLILAAANKWNINVSNCYAENGFVINRSNGNKFSYGELVEDAAKLPVPTDVKLKDPKDYKLIGKRVHRVDTPDKIYGKAVFGIDIVVPGMFYAALSRCPSFGGKVKSFDAGKAKSMPGVVDVVQISNGVAVIADTTWHAFNGRDALIVEWDSGAFANVKTEDIRNDMIKHINKEGSEFESRGNIKTDIDDEIKLEAMYEVPFITHAPMEPMNCVAKYQNKKAELWTPTQNAQNAQSEVAKALGIAESDVTVHITLMGGGFGRRLVNDYAVEAAEISKACGKTVKLTWTRQEDMKFGFYRPPSINILKGSVTKDGKPAKFYHHVIAPSIMQMRFNKNLTAEKSDIAEGTVGLQYQIPNIKIEGTLIPTHVPISWWRAVYNSQNPFAVESFIDEMAYTAGKDPYLFRKEMLPADSRLANVMNVAVEKAGWKTGKKYPEGRGMGIAIFSGYESYCAQIAEVIVKNNVLKIDKYTAVIDCGIVVNPDTVEAQLEGAIVFALSAALKSEITINHGGVKESNFDDYPMLAYDETPVIETYYIKNNYKVGGVGEVGIAACAPALTNAIFAATGKRIRRLPVKLS is encoded by the coding sequence ATGAGAAGTTTTAATAAAAAGACAAGAAGAGAATTTATTAAAGTTGTCAGTATCAGCGGCAGTGGACTAATACTTGCTTCATTTGTACCGTTTAATAATATTTTGTTAAATGTTGGTGATGATCCCAAAATATTTTCACCAAGTGTTTTTCTTAAAATTAATTCAAATGGTGTTGTTACAATTATTTTCCATAGGTCTGAAATGGGGCAGGGAATTAAAACTGCTTTGCCAATGCTTGTAGCAGAGGAGCTGGAAGTTGATTGGGAAAAAATAATTATTGAGCAGTCTGATGCTGATAAAAAGTTTGGCAGCCAGTCAACCGGCGGAAGTACAAGTATTAGAAGAAACTGGGAACCATTGCGTATTGCTGGTGCAACCGCAAGGGAAATGCTGATACTGGCGGCAGCAAATAAATGGAATATAAACGTTTCTAATTGTTATGCAGAAAATGGATTTGTGATTAATAGATCGAATGGAAATAAATTTTCTTATGGAGAGCTGGTCGAGGATGCTGCTAAACTGCCTGTTCCAACAGATGTAAAATTAAAAGACCCAAAAGATTATAAACTTATCGGTAAAAGAGTTCATCGTGTTGATACTCCGGATAAAATTTATGGTAAAGCTGTTTTTGGAATTGATATTGTTGTTCCAGGAATGTTCTATGCTGCTTTAAGCCGATGTCCTTCATTCGGCGGAAAAGTTAAAAGCTTTGATGCAGGCAAAGCTAAATCAATGCCCGGTGTTGTTGATGTTGTTCAGATTTCAAATGGAGTGGCTGTAATTGCAGATACAACCTGGCATGCATTTAATGGCAGAGATGCTTTGATAGTTGAATGGGATTCCGGAGCTTTTGCAAATGTAAAAACAGAAGATATCAGAAATGATATGATTAAGCATATTAATAAAGAAGGCTCAGAATTTGAAAGTCGTGGTAATATTAAAACTGATATTGATGACGAAATTAAACTTGAAGCAATGTATGAAGTCCCCTTTATCACACATGCACCAATGGAGCCAATGAACTGTGTTGCAAAGTATCAAAACAAAAAAGCTGAATTATGGACTCCCACTCAGAATGCACAGAATGCTCAAAGCGAAGTAGCAAAGGCATTAGGAATTGCTGAAAGTGATGTTACAGTACATATTACTTTAATGGGCGGCGGATTTGGAAGAAGACTTGTGAATGATTATGCGGTTGAAGCAGCAGAAATATCAAAAGCCTGCGGCAAAACTGTTAAACTTACATGGACGCGACAAGAAGATATGAAATTCGGTTTTTACCGTCCGCCGAGTATAAATATCCTTAAAGGATCAGTTACAAAAGATGGAAAGCCGGCAAAGTTTTATCATCACGTAATTGCTCCATCAATAATGCAAATGAGGTTTAATAAAAATCTAACAGCAGAAAAATCAGATATTGCTGAAGGCACAGTTGGTTTACAATATCAGATACCAAATATTAAAATTGAGGGTACTTTGATTCCAACACACGTTCCAATCTCATGGTGGCGAGCTGTTTATAATTCACAGAATCCTTTTGCAGTGGAATCATTTATAGATGAAATGGCTTATACTGCTGGTAAAGATCCTTATTTATTCAGAAAAGAAATGCTTCCTGCAGATTCAAGGTTGGCTAATGTAATGAATGTTGCAGTAGAAAAAGCTGGATGGAAAACCGGTAAAAAATATCCCGAAGGCAGGGGAATGGGAATTGCAATCTTTTCGGGTTATGAAAGTTATTGTGCACAGATTGCTGAAGTAATAGTAAAGAATAATGTACTGAAGATTGATAAATACACAGCTGTAATAGATTGTGGAATAGTTGTTAATCCTGATACAGTGGAAGCACAATTGGAAGGCGCAATTGTTTTTGCTCTTTCGGCTGCATTAAAGAGTGAGATTACAATTAATCACGGCGGCGTAAAAGAAAGCAACTTTGATGATTACCCAATGCTTGCTTATGACGAAACACCAGTGATTGAAACATATTACATAAAAAATAATTATAAAGTTGGCGGTGTTGGCGAAGTTGGGATTGCAGCTTGTGCACCTGCTTTAACAAATGCAATTTTTGCAGCCACTGGTAAAAGAATAAGACGATTACCAGTAAAACTTAGTTGA
- a CDS encoding (2Fe-2S)-binding protein — MNLKSEGFNLITVKSKLQKAMPKYKLNINKKDYEVTVESGTPLLWVLRDNLNLTGTKYSCGEGLCGSCTVHLNGKAERSCIVSVEEAVNQKITTIEGLAENPDHPIFKTWIEFEVSQCGYCQPGQIMTLAAMLNSDKIPARQEIDNTMSTVLCRCGTYNRIRKAIDKIVEEKR; from the coding sequence TTGAACTTAAAATCAGAAGGTTTTAACTTAATAACAGTAAAATCAAAACTTCAAAAAGCTATGCCGAAATACAAATTAAACATCAATAAAAAAGATTATGAAGTAACAGTTGAAAGCGGAACACCGCTGCTTTGGGTCTTAAGAGATAATCTTAATCTTACTGGAACCAAATATAGCTGTGGAGAAGGTCTTTGCGGTTCGTGTACAGTTCATTTAAATGGTAAAGCTGAAAGATCCTGCATCGTATCTGTTGAAGAGGCAGTTAACCAAAAAATAACGACGATTGAAGGATTAGCTGAAAATCCAGATCATCCAATTTTTAAAACCTGGATAGAGTTTGAGGTTTCTCAATGCGGCTACTGTCAGCCGGGTCAAATAATGACACTTGCAGCAATGCTTAACTCTGATAAAATTCCTGCACGGCAGGAAATTGATAATACTATGTCAACCGTACTTTGCAGATGTGGTACCTATAACCGGATTAGAAAGGCTATAGATAAAATTGTAGAGGAGAAACGGTAA